One window from the genome of Chloroherpetonaceae bacterium encodes:
- the pyrF gene encoding orotidine-5'-phosphate decarboxylase encodes MESSVEKLNRLIALKESLICLGLDPEIKKMPLFYQKSPEPIFEFCNDILSSLHPFISAIKPNFAFFEAEGIAGLQQLKKIMNLWGDSLFSIADIKRADIGNTSRLYAEAYFNHWNFDAITVPPYMGEDSILPFAQFEKKLTFVLCLTSNLGSKDFEEQHLSSGKQLYLEVLDKVKKWNHNGNLGLVVGATKPDQLNEIRRLEQMAPILIPGVGAQGGDLEEAITLGLGEKSAPALINIGRAILYPEGNYLSREAYLNAVIEKAREYHSTMARFINSK; translated from the coding sequence GTGGAATCATCGGTTGAGAAACTAAATAGGCTCATTGCCTTAAAAGAATCCCTAATCTGCCTTGGTTTAGACCCTGAAATCAAAAAAATGCCCCTTTTTTACCAAAAGTCACCTGAGCCAATTTTTGAATTTTGCAACGACATTTTATCATCCCTTCACCCATTTATTTCAGCAATTAAACCGAATTTCGCCTTTTTCGAGGCCGAAGGAATCGCCGGCTTACAGCAACTGAAAAAAATTATGAATTTATGGGGCGATTCCCTTTTTTCAATTGCGGATATCAAAAGGGCGGATATTGGAAATACTAGCAGACTTTATGCCGAGGCATACTTTAATCATTGGAATTTTGATGCCATTACTGTACCGCCCTATATGGGAGAAGATTCAATTCTTCCGTTTGCTCAATTCGAAAAGAAACTCACTTTTGTTCTCTGTTTAACATCAAATCTCGGTTCTAAAGATTTTGAAGAACAACATCTGAGTTCCGGAAAACAACTTTATCTGGAGGTGTTGGATAAAGTCAAGAAATGGAATCATAATGGGAATTTAGGACTTGTGGTAGGCGCAACGAAACCCGATCAACTTAACGAGATCAGAAGATTGGAACAAATGGCACCAATCCTTATTCCGGGTGTAGGTGCCCAAGGTGGTGACCTTGAAGAAGCAATCACTTTAGGGTTGGGCGAAAAATCAGCTCCTGCTTTGATTAATATCGGAAGAGCGATTCTATACCCTGAAGGAAATTATTTGTCAAGAGAGGCTTATCTTAACGCTGTTATTGAAAAAGCAAGAGAATATCATTCAACAATGGCGAGGTTTATCAATTCGAAATAA
- the polA gene encoding DNA polymerase I encodes MTTSLFDSFEDALPTSKELGLTNLNNKPTSESEETPKLFLLDGMALVYRAYFALMPMQMKTKSGIPTGAAYGFMTTLLKILEQYQPEYLLVAFDTREKTFRHERFPAYKANRPAPPEDLTQQLPYIFSLVESYGIKLIMQPGFEADDIMGSLAIKFQNDCEIFLVTPDKDFSQLVNSKIKILKPSREDDSFDLYSRREIHERYGVYPEQFIDMLTLMGDSSDNVPGAEGVGPKTAAGIINEFGSLENLFNNIHQLKKPKVKSNILAAQTKLTLSKFLVTIKTDMDLAISLSEMKPTSPQNEKFFSLLQELEFKSFINRFKHLSPVTLPSVPDAIDEALERDEPPVLNGGGVSAPVLIQPHTLGTYHLIQTKAELHQLVLSLGEVSEFCIDTETTELDELNAKLVAVSISYKEHESFVIDCLRGELTDIEVVSALKPILQNHTIRKIAQNGKYDAMVLNKYGIEPNWVGFDTMLGHYILDPDKAHNMDDMAAEYFGYKTILYKELVGEGKSEKLISSVPIESLVQYSGQDADVTLQLAHVIEAKLKESPKLFEVTMEIEVPLVNVLSKMELAGVCIDKVMLAKLSETLSKEIDYAAADIYRACGGEQFNIDSPKQLAEVLFERLKLPPKKRTKTGYSTDVRVLEELAAEFPVAEKILEYRSLQKLRSTYVESLPTLIHPKTGRLHTSFNQTVASTGRLSSSSPNLQNIPIRTEIGREIRRAFIPHHPEHLLLSADYSQIELRIAAEVSEDETMRKAFQTGEDIHTRTAQLVFGVQEVTKDMRRKAKEVNFGVLYGIQPFGLAQRLDIPQSEAKEIIDSYKSKYPKLFSFLKTIIEEARTKGYVETLRGRRRYIADLASKNFSIRNGAERAAINMPIQGTAADMIKLAMIYVDREIEKRKLSSVMILQVHDELLFNLIPLEEAEMRELISQSMKKAAIDAGMKHVPALVEMGTGKNWLEAH; translated from the coding sequence ATGACAACCTCGCTCTTTGATTCTTTTGAAGATGCGCTTCCAACTTCAAAAGAACTTGGTTTAACCAACTTAAATAATAAGCCCACCTCAGAATCAGAAGAAACGCCCAAACTTTTTTTACTTGATGGGATGGCTTTGGTTTACAGAGCCTATTTTGCTTTAATGCCAATGCAAATGAAAACCAAGTCTGGAATTCCTACCGGGGCGGCTTATGGTTTTATGACGACGCTCCTAAAAATTCTAGAGCAATATCAACCTGAGTATTTGCTTGTTGCATTCGATACCCGCGAAAAGACTTTTCGTCACGAGCGATTTCCGGCCTATAAAGCCAATCGTCCTGCCCCACCCGAAGATTTAACCCAACAGTTGCCCTATATTTTTTCCTTGGTTGAATCATATGGAATAAAGCTCATTATGCAACCGGGCTTTGAGGCTGATGATATAATGGGTTCACTCGCCATAAAATTTCAGAACGATTGTGAAATTTTTTTAGTAACGCCGGATAAAGACTTTTCTCAATTAGTGAATTCAAAGATTAAGATTTTGAAACCGAGTCGCGAAGATGATTCTTTTGACCTTTACTCACGTCGAGAAATTCACGAGCGATACGGGGTATACCCTGAACAGTTTATCGATATGCTCACCTTAATGGGTGACTCATCGGATAATGTTCCGGGCGCAGAAGGTGTAGGCCCTAAAACAGCTGCAGGAATCATTAATGAATTTGGCTCATTAGAAAACTTATTTAATAACATTCATCAACTTAAAAAACCGAAGGTCAAGTCGAATATACTCGCCGCACAAACGAAACTAACACTCTCCAAGTTCTTAGTGACCATTAAAACCGATATGGATTTGGCTATCAGCTTAAGCGAAATGAAACCCACCTCACCCCAAAACGAAAAATTTTTCTCATTGCTCCAAGAATTAGAATTCAAGAGTTTTATCAATCGATTTAAACATCTTTCTCCCGTTACGCTTCCATCTGTTCCGGATGCGATTGATGAGGCACTTGAACGGGATGAACCACCGGTTTTGAACGGCGGTGGGGTTTCAGCACCGGTATTGATTCAACCACATACGCTTGGCACTTATCATTTAATTCAAACCAAAGCCGAGTTACATCAACTCGTACTTTCGCTCGGTGAAGTAAGCGAATTTTGTATTGATACCGAAACCACAGAGCTTGATGAATTGAATGCCAAACTTGTGGCGGTTTCCATTTCTTACAAAGAGCATGAATCGTTTGTGATTGATTGCCTTCGTGGCGAATTGACGGATATCGAAGTCGTTTCGGCTCTCAAGCCGATACTTCAAAATCATACGATCCGAAAAATTGCTCAAAATGGAAAGTATGATGCGATGGTTTTGAATAAATATGGTATTGAACCCAATTGGGTTGGGTTTGATACGATGCTTGGTCATTACATCCTTGACCCCGATAAAGCTCACAATATGGATGATATGGCAGCCGAATATTTTGGTTATAAAACCATCTTGTATAAAGAGTTGGTTGGTGAAGGAAAATCTGAAAAACTGATCAGTTCGGTACCCATTGAATCGCTGGTTCAATACTCCGGTCAAGACGCAGATGTCACTTTGCAATTGGCGCATGTAATCGAAGCGAAACTGAAAGAATCGCCAAAGCTCTTTGAAGTTACGATGGAAATCGAAGTGCCATTGGTCAATGTTCTTTCTAAAATGGAACTTGCAGGCGTTTGTATCGATAAGGTCATGCTTGCAAAACTTTCCGAAACCCTTTCAAAAGAGATTGACTATGCAGCAGCCGATATTTATAGGGCTTGCGGCGGGGAGCAATTCAATATTGATTCACCAAAGCAACTTGCTGAGGTTCTATTTGAACGCCTTAAACTCCCTCCTAAAAAGCGCACGAAAACGGGTTACTCGACCGATGTACGGGTGTTAGAGGAACTTGCGGCAGAATTTCCGGTGGCTGAAAAGATTTTGGAGTATCGGAGTTTACAAAAGCTTCGTTCAACTTATGTTGAGTCGCTTCCAACGCTTATTCATCCAAAAACAGGAAGGCTTCACACTTCATTTAATCAAACGGTAGCATCCACCGGCAGGCTTTCTTCTTCGAGCCCAAACCTACAAAACATCCCGATTCGAACTGAAATCGGCCGCGAAATCAGACGGGCGTTTATTCCGCATCATCCAGAGCACTTGCTTCTTTCTGCCGATTACTCACAAATTGAGTTGAGAATTGCCGCTGAAGTTTCGGAGGATGAAACGATGCGTAAAGCTTTTCAGACCGGTGAAGATATTCACACGCGAACCGCTCAGTTGGTTTTTGGGGTTCAAGAAGTAACGAAGGATATGCGAAGAAAGGCTAAAGAGGTGAACTTTGGTGTTCTTTACGGCATTCAGCCTTTTGGTTTAGCTCAGAGGCTTGACATTCCTCAATCCGAAGCAAAAGAAATTATCGATTCTTATAAGAGCAAGTATCCAAAGCTCTTTTCATTTCTAAAAACAATTATCGAAGAAGCCCGAACGAAAGGTTATGTCGAGACTCTGAGAGGGCGACGTCGTTACATTGCTGATCTTGCAAGCAAAAACTTTTCCATTCGCAATGGGGCTGAAAGGGCTGCGATCAATATGCCAATTCAAGGAACAGCAGCCGATATGATCAAACTCGCGATGATTTATGTCGATCGAGAGATTGAAAAGCGAAAACTCAGTTCAGTAATGATTCTTCAAGTTCATGATGAATTGCTCTTCAATCTTATTCCTTTAGAGGAAGCGGAAATGAGGGAATTGATTTCGCAAAGCATGAAGAAAGCAGCGATCGATGCAGGAATGAAACATGTTCCTGCCTTGGTTGAAATGGGCACCGGAAAGAATTGGTTGGAAGCTCACTAA
- the gcvH gene encoding glycine cleavage system protein GcvH: MEFPSDLRYTKEHEWIKLESGDIAVIGITDFAQSELGDIVFVDLKSIGTKLKANDIFGTVEAVKTVSDLFLPVDGEIVAHNDALKDAALVNKDCYKDGWMIKLKVSNSESIKGLMSAEEYQSSIGK, encoded by the coding sequence ATGGAATTTCCATCGGACCTTCGTTATACAAAAGAACATGAATGGATTAAGCTCGAATCCGGAGATATCGCTGTAATTGGCATCACGGATTTTGCACAATCCGAACTTGGAGATATTGTGTTTGTCGATCTTAAATCAATCGGCACCAAATTAAAAGCCAATGATATTTTCGGCACAGTTGAGGCAGTAAAAACCGTTTCGGATTTATTTCTACCGGTTGATGGTGAAATTGTGGCACACAATGACGCCTTAAAAGATGCTGCATTGGTCAATAAAGATTGTTATAAAGATGGTTGGATGATTAAACTTAAAGTTTCAAATTCTGAGTCAATCAAAGGATTAATGAGTGCAGAGGAATATCAATCTTCAATTGGGAAGTGA
- a CDS encoding GNAT family N-acetyltransferase: MKIRIKELQSEAELKVGFPVIRELRGHLSESEFLTIYFEAKKRDDFRIYGAFDETKMDQCLGILSVRTLWDFLHGKHLLIDEVVVSKEARAKGIGSELVRFAESMAVAQGCDMLRASAGVLNELAKHLYEREGWRAKSVAFKKKINKLNEEL, encoded by the coding sequence ATGAAAATCAGAATCAAAGAATTGCAAAGTGAAGCCGAACTGAAAGTTGGCTTCCCGGTCATAAGGGAGCTTCGGGGGCATTTGAGCGAGTCAGAATTCCTTACGATATATTTCGAGGCAAAAAAGCGTGATGACTTTAGAATTTACGGAGCTTTTGATGAAACCAAAATGGATCAATGCTTAGGAATTTTAAGTGTGAGAACGTTGTGGGATTTCTTACACGGAAAACATCTTCTTATTGATGAAGTTGTTGTTTCAAAAGAAGCTCGTGCTAAAGGAATCGGCTCTGAACTTGTTCGTTTTGCCGAATCGATGGCGGTTGCGCAAGGTTGCGATATGCTTCGTGCCTCAGCCGGCGTACTGAATGAATTGGCTAAACATCTTTACGAACGCGAAGGTTGGCGGGCAAAATCAGTGGCCTTCAAGAAAAAAATCAACAAATTGAATGAAGAGCTTTAA
- a CDS encoding DUF2059 domain-containing protein, with protein MKSFKVNRFIKFFLPLFFSFQAITLVAKIQFPTNSLPGLLDTATAKKQLSEEVLLAMETPKNLEIIIERTVEGQLEASPALKPFKKELEVFFKKTIGWESLKEPLIAIYVQSFSLSELKDLLVFFKSKTGKRYSAIAPEFSGMISEISMKKVSENSEELQSIFNRSQRTNQK; from the coding sequence ATGAAGAGCTTTAAGGTCAATCGTTTTATCAAGTTCTTTCTTCCCCTTTTCTTTTCTTTTCAAGCGATTACCCTTGTAGCCAAAATTCAATTTCCTACCAATTCATTACCCGGTTTACTTGATACAGCGACTGCCAAAAAGCAACTTTCGGAGGAAGTGCTTTTGGCAATGGAAACGCCAAAGAATTTGGAGATTATCATTGAGCGAACCGTTGAGGGTCAACTCGAAGCCTCGCCTGCATTGAAACCATTCAAAAAAGAGTTGGAAGTTTTTTTTAAGAAAACCATCGGATGGGAAAGCTTGAAAGAACCGCTTATAGCCATCTATGTACAATCATTTTCACTTTCGGAGTTAAAAGATTTGCTGGTATTTTTCAAATCAAAAACAGGAAAACGCTATTCAGCAATTGCGCCGGAATTTTCGGGAATGATAAGTGAAATATCAATGAAGAAAGTCTCCGAGAATTCAGAGGAGTTACAATCGATCTTTAATAGAAGCCAAAGAACCAATCAAAAATGA
- a CDS encoding beta-phosphoglucomutase family hydrolase: MSRVRTNSLSSEISAFIFDMDGVIADNMKIHTKAWLALFADQGYEMDVREFLEKTSGMKAADVVRFFLGKNISSETVTSLIDQKEFYYRTIYRPKLKAAKGLRKFLDDARKAKILMGVATGGSRKNADFVLSGLEIKSYFRSILTADDVKKGKPNPEIYLSSAKNLGVQPENCLVFEDAMPGIASAEAAGMKVIAVTTSHSKKEFSKEISKLSPIVGFIYNFSELKIKDLRS; the protein is encoded by the coding sequence ATGAGCAGAGTCAGAACCAATTCTCTTTCATCAGAAATCTCCGCCTTTATTTTTGATATGGATGGTGTTATTGCCGATAATATGAAAATCCACACCAAAGCGTGGCTTGCGCTATTCGCCGACCAAGGCTACGAGATGGATGTTCGTGAATTTTTGGAAAAGACTTCCGGAATGAAAGCCGCGGATGTTGTGCGATTTTTTTTAGGGAAGAATATTTCGTCTGAAACAGTTACTTCTCTTATCGATCAAAAAGAATTCTACTATCGAACCATTTACCGCCCAAAACTAAAAGCAGCAAAAGGTCTTCGAAAATTTTTAGATGATGCTCGAAAGGCAAAGATCTTAATGGGGGTTGCGACCGGCGGCAGTCGCAAAAATGCAGATTTTGTTTTAAGCGGATTAGAAATCAAGTCTTACTTCCGTTCTATTCTTACGGCAGATGATGTAAAAAAAGGAAAACCAAATCCTGAAATTTATTTAAGCTCTGCAAAAAATTTGGGCGTTCAACCCGAAAATTGCTTGGTTTTTGAAGATGCGATGCCCGGCATTGCCTCTGCAGAAGCGGCGGGAATGAAGGTTATTGCAGTGACCACTTCTCACTCCAAAAAGGAATTTTCAAAAGAAATCTCAAAACTCTCACCGATTGTGGGTTTCATCTACAACTTCTCCGAATTAAAAATTAAAGACTTGCGTTCTTAA
- a CDS encoding M28 family metallopeptidase, with protein MNSRPHSLSSFLLISILLLTIHTPKIQAQMAPSDSLAAVSYRSLSEKIISHATKDSSAFLRLAELCDRFGHRFSGSQSLEKALDWILTEMKKDGFDLVASDPLKVPRWVRGKESCELLSPRPRTLPMYGLGGSIATPKNGITAEVLVVGSFEELERRKLEAKGKIVLFNIPFTNYGATVITRRNGAISAAKAGAVASLIRSVGPFSIQSPHTGSMSYADSIRKIPHAAISLEDAEMLSRMQARGERIRIRLKMEAKMKDSSFSRNVYAEIKGGEKPEEIVVMGGHSDSWDVGQGAMDDGGGCVAAWNALLTLKQLGLKPKRTIRVVLWTNEENGFCGANDYANRHGKEKHILAIESDGGVFKPVGFGYTGNDAMLSRVRAAAQLLLPLGSGNITLGGGGADIAPLMKLGVPGMGLNVENSKYFWFHHTDGDTMDKLSPKEIAQCVATLAVMAFVVADMP; from the coding sequence ATGAATTCAAGACCGCATTCATTGTCTTCTTTCCTTTTGATTTCAATTCTCTTGCTTACCATTCATACTCCCAAAATACAAGCGCAAATGGCTCCTTCTGATTCACTTGCAGCCGTTTCCTATCGATCACTTTCTGAGAAAATAATATCACACGCCACCAAAGATAGTTCTGCGTTTCTCAGGCTCGCTGAACTTTGCGACCGCTTTGGCCATCGTTTTAGTGGCTCACAAAGCCTCGAAAAGGCATTAGATTGGATTCTCACAGAAATGAAAAAAGATGGTTTCGATCTTGTCGCTTCCGACCCGCTTAAAGTTCCACGATGGGTAAGAGGCAAGGAATCATGTGAACTGCTAAGCCCTCGCCCGCGAACACTCCCAATGTATGGGCTTGGTGGAAGCATTGCCACGCCTAAGAATGGTATCACGGCTGAAGTATTAGTGGTTGGCAGTTTTGAAGAATTGGAACGGAGAAAATTGGAAGCAAAAGGGAAAATTGTTTTGTTCAACATTCCTTTTACGAACTATGGTGCAACGGTTATCACGCGAAGAAATGGCGCAATCTCGGCTGCGAAAGCGGGTGCTGTGGCAAGTCTTATCCGATCTGTAGGACCATTCTCAATTCAATCACCTCATACAGGATCGATGAGCTATGCCGATTCGATTCGCAAAATCCCACATGCAGCGATTTCACTTGAAGATGCCGAGATGCTCTCTCGCATGCAAGCGCGCGGCGAGAGAATACGAATTCGTTTGAAGATGGAAGCTAAAATGAAGGATTCATCTTTTTCGCGAAATGTTTACGCAGAAATCAAAGGAGGTGAAAAACCGGAGGAGATTGTGGTGATGGGTGGCCACAGCGATTCGTGGGATGTCGGTCAAGGCGCAATGGATGATGGCGGAGGATGTGTCGCCGCGTGGAATGCATTGCTCACCTTAAAGCAATTGGGTTTAAAGCCAAAGCGTACCATTCGGGTTGTACTTTGGACAAACGAAGAAAATGGTTTTTGCGGAGCAAATGACTATGCAAACCGTCACGGCAAAGAGAAACATATCCTTGCAATTGAATCGGATGGCGGGGTTTTTAAACCGGTCGGTTTTGGATATACAGGCAATGACGCGATGCTTTCTCGCGTTCGCGCTGCGGCTCAATTGCTTTTGCCGTTGGGTTCGGGTAATATTACCCTTGGCGGTGGCGGTGCGGATATTGCCCCTCTGATGAAGCTCGGTGTTCCCGGAATGGGCTTAAATGTTGAAAACAGCAAGTATTTTTGGTTTCATCACACGGATGGAGATACGATGGATAAACTTTCTCCAAAAGAAATCGCGCAATGTGTGGCTACGCTTGCCGTAATGGCTTTTGTGGTGGCAGATATGCCATAA
- a CDS encoding NAD(P)/FAD-dependent oxidoreductase, translating to MNEQSSELESEGSSEIRDISIIGAGPTGIFAAFQCGMNDLTCRLIDSMPQAGGQLTALYPEKFIYDVAGFPRVTASQLIETLMEQAEQFSPEYILESQVTSLQKNDDGTFTITTSTGDSYLSKAVIIAAGLGAFSPRKLDQLGDVSTLEGHAIHYSVKSISDFEGKRVVVIGGGDSALDWAVTLLKVATSVTLVHRMKQFQAHGKTVADAMEASEEGKMKIFLNTELVGIDHYHREIQKLHFVQKPDHFSLQADVLLPLIGYKSDLGPIKEWGLELDGNKVKVGSDMKTSVEGIYAAGDVVSYPNKLYIIQTGLGDATMAVRSSLGYIKPHEKIKHQFSSIKMASKSK from the coding sequence ATGAACGAACAATCATCTGAACTTGAAAGCGAAGGCTCATCTGAAATCCGCGATATATCCATCATCGGTGCAGGGCCAACCGGTATTTTCGCTGCCTTTCAATGCGGAATGAATGACCTAACTTGCCGTTTGATTGATAGCATGCCACAAGCAGGCGGGCAGCTAACGGCGCTGTATCCAGAGAAATTTATCTATGATGTTGCCGGTTTTCCTCGGGTAACAGCCTCGCAGCTTATCGAAACATTGATGGAACAAGCGGAACAGTTTTCTCCTGAATACATTTTGGAATCTCAAGTGACTTCGCTTCAAAAAAATGATGATGGCACTTTCACCATAACCACATCAACCGGCGATTCCTATCTTTCAAAGGCCGTCATTATTGCAGCGGGACTTGGCGCTTTTTCTCCTCGAAAGCTTGATCAATTGGGCGATGTTTCAACCCTTGAAGGTCATGCCATTCATTATTCAGTAAAAAGCATTTCTGATTTTGAAGGCAAACGTGTGGTTGTCATTGGCGGAGGCGACTCCGCGCTTGATTGGGCAGTAACGCTCCTAAAGGTCGCGACTTCGGTTACACTTGTTCACCGAATGAAGCAATTTCAAGCCCACGGCAAAACCGTTGCAGATGCAATGGAGGCCTCCGAAGAGGGTAAAATGAAGATTTTCTTAAATACCGAACTTGTAGGCATTGATCATTATCATCGTGAAATTCAAAAGTTACACTTTGTTCAAAAGCCTGATCATTTTTCATTGCAAGCCGATGTTCTTCTACCATTAATCGGTTATAAATCAGACCTTGGTCCAATAAAAGAATGGGGATTGGAATTGGATGGAAACAAAGTGAAAGTAGGTTCCGATATGAAAACTTCCGTTGAAGGAATTTATGCTGCCGGAGATGTAGTTTCTTACCCGAATAAACTTTACATCATTCAAACAGGACTCGGTGATGCAACGATGGCCGTTCGCAGCAGCTTGGGTTACATCAAACCCCACGAAAAAATAAAACACCAATTCAGCAGTATCAAAATGGCAAGCAAAAGCAAATGA
- a CDS encoding ApaG domain — MPPTFENEFCRVTIEKLEEISPSRIQPPFKFGYAYTISIENISEYVIQIQNRKWVVRDGDMKDKIVEGEGVVGEKPILKPGEKFVYQSFHVMLSRFGSATGSYFGVFTDAITTSVFQDESLETDSQPQLEGNPFEVSIPEFLLIHREIPQ, encoded by the coding sequence ATGCCACCTACTTTTGAAAATGAGTTTTGCAGAGTAACAATCGAAAAGCTCGAAGAAATTTCTCCCTCAAGAATTCAACCGCCTTTCAAATTTGGCTATGCCTATACCATTTCGATTGAGAATATTTCTGAGTATGTCATTCAAATTCAAAATAGAAAATGGGTTGTTCGAGATGGAGATATGAAAGATAAAATTGTTGAAGGTGAAGGCGTTGTCGGTGAAAAGCCAATACTGAAACCCGGAGAAAAATTTGTTTATCAAAGCTTTCATGTCATGCTTTCACGATTCGGCAGCGCGACAGGTTCTTACTTTGGTGTCTTTACTGATGCCATAACCACAAGTGTATTCCAAGACGAGTCACTTGAAACCGATTCTCAACCACAGCTTGAAGGGAATCCCTTTGAAGTCTCGATTCCTGAATTTTTACTCATTCACCGCGAAATCCCCCAATAA
- a CDS encoding class I SAM-dependent methyltransferase translates to MGNTMIPAMDWNLVAKEYAEKLLTQPEYFESYDSFISLFPSLDSEVLDIGCGPASISKYIHEKRPQFRITGIDTSHKMLEYAQHNCPDSFFYLHDARDLSSLKENRFQEKQFDGITIGFCIPYLNKDETKKLLLDCTNRIKPGGAFYLSFIEAILPNHKSEGIKNPESLTQITLYSLEEMKQLLLLCGFVPLFHFQSISKTSFVYKTVAIVSLFVPKMNPKP, encoded by the coding sequence ATGGGAAATACAATGATTCCCGCGATGGATTGGAATTTAGTAGCAAAAGAATATGCCGAAAAATTACTCACCCAACCGGAATATTTTGAAAGCTATGATTCATTTATTTCCCTTTTCCCTAGCTTAGATTCTGAGGTTTTGGATATTGGGTGTGGTCCAGCAAGCATCAGCAAATACATTCACGAAAAGCGGCCTCAATTTAGGATTACAGGCATCGACACTTCACACAAAATGCTTGAATACGCTCAACACAATTGCCCTGATTCCTTTTTTTATCTTCATGATGCAAGAGATCTATCGTCACTCAAAGAAAACCGGTTTCAAGAGAAACAATTTGATGGCATTACGATTGGCTTTTGTATTCCATACCTAAACAAAGATGAAACAAAAAAATTGCTGCTTGATTGTACAAATCGCATTAAACCGGGTGGCGCATTCTATTTGAGTTTTATTGAAGCTATTTTACCGAATCATAAATCTGAAGGAATAAAGAACCCTGAATCACTTACTCAAATCACACTGTACTCGCTTGAAGAAATGAAACAACTTTTGCTTTTATGTGGCTTTGTGCCACTCTTTCATTTCCAGTCAATTTCAAAGACATCTTTTGTTTACAAAACAGTTGCAATCGTTTCATTATTTGTTCCAAAAATGAACCCCAAACCTTAA